In Candidatus Nitrosotenuis uzonensis, one DNA window encodes the following:
- a CDS encoding ribose-phosphate diphosphokinase, whose protein sequence is MNVKTLNFRPILYLLFTVIGGSQSKELARKIASKLDCKYVDSQITIFPDGESKITLPETPTGTVVVVQTTYPHADTNMIRTLALIAKAKKTASRVIAVIPYLCYMRQDMEFLSGEIVTSKMVAKLLGATGAAKIITVDIHSNLAVNYFDVPLVNTSAVPKMAGYFRKLDLKSPMIISPDLFWSKKAKQFAEILGAEQIALNKQRDRKTGKLKILHQKNLDLSGRDVVLIDDMISTGNSMILAARYAKSCYCRRIFAVCTHPLLVDNAEKRLMDADIDKIISSNTIENKTNQVDVSDIIAQSIE, encoded by the coding sequence ATGAACGTAAAGACTTTGAATTTTAGACCGATTTTGTATCTGTTGTTTACGGTAATTGGCGGCTCGCAATCAAAAGAATTGGCACGAAAAATTGCATCGAAACTGGACTGCAAATACGTTGATTCCCAGATAACCATATTTCCTGACGGCGAAAGCAAGATCACACTCCCAGAAACACCCACGGGAACCGTAGTCGTGGTACAAACCACATATCCTCATGCTGACACCAACATGATACGGACTTTGGCTCTTATCGCAAAGGCAAAAAAGACAGCTTCACGTGTCATAGCGGTAATACCATATCTTTGCTATATGCGGCAGGACATGGAGTTCCTTTCAGGCGAGATAGTCACAAGCAAAATGGTGGCAAAACTGCTTGGGGCTACAGGTGCGGCAAAAATTATCACAGTCGATATACACAGCAACCTTGCAGTAAACTATTTTGATGTACCGCTGGTGAATACAAGCGCCGTCCCAAAGATGGCAGGTTATTTTAGAAAATTAGATCTGAAAAGCCCAATGATAATATCACCGGATCTATTCTGGTCTAAAAAAGCAAAACAATTTGCTGAAATACTTGGCGCTGAGCAAATAGCATTAAACAAACAAAGGGACAGAAAAACGGGCAAGCTGAAAATATTGCATCAGAAAAATCTTGATCTTTCAGGAAGAGATGTGGTTCTAATTGATGATATGATAAGTACAGGAAATAGCATGATTCTGGCAGCCCGGTACGCTAAATCCTGCTACTGCAGACGCATTTTTGCAGTGTGCACCCATCCATTACTAGTCGACAACGCAGAAAAGCGATTGATGGATGCTGACATTGACAAAATTATCAGCTCCAATACAATAGAGAACAAAACAAATCAAGTAGATGTGTCTGACATCATAGCGCAATCCATTGAATAG
- a CDS encoding nitroreductase family protein: MSFFEIISTRHSVRQFEARSISANIVQRISSTAVRAPYEENLQSCKILAITKKDAKRRLAKAAHGQDSVGDAAVLVVFCADRGHVKTHE, translated from the coding sequence ATGTCGTTTTTTGAGATAATTTCCACAAGGCATTCTGTCAGGCAATTTGAAGCCAGGTCGATTTCAGCCAATATTGTACAAAGAATATCCAGCACCGCAGTACGAGCTCCATATGAAGAAAATCTACAATCATGCAAGATTTTAGCAATAACAAAAAAAGACGCCAAACGCAGGCTTGCCAAAGCAGCTCATGGACAGGACTCTGTCGGTGATGCTGCTGTCCTGGTTGTCTTTTGCGCGGATCGAGGTCATGTCAAGACCCATGAGTGA
- a CDS encoding RtcB family protein — translation MLEHIKKISSLEYRIETDAAIGMNVPVRVFANDDLLKKMINDRTIEQAVNVAMLPGVQKNVVVLPDGHQGYGFPVGGVAAMDYYEGIISPGSVGYDINCGVRLVRTNLTEAQVRPRLEALVAELFATIPAGMSKKEGCIDLSSSELDEVLVRGVPWLADHNYATKDDIRMCEEGGHMEGADPHAVSDVARRRAMPQLGSIGSGNHFLEIQKVDKIYDLEAAKLMGLEEGLVTILIHCGSRGFGHQICKDYLVVCEHSHQKYGIELPDRQLACVPNLSEEGESYKKAMRAAMNYSWCNRQAITHWTRRSFELVFGKSESDLDMKLVYDIAHNSAKVETHRIEGRERKVTVHRKGATRAFPAGSAEIPEKYRRIGQPTFIPGSMGSASWVLLGMSSSLELTFGSTVHGAGRLMSRTAAHKAYNYKQVVEDLQQKGIHLRSTTRYDVVEEAPQVYKDVDIVAEISHRLGIATKVARLVPIGVMKG, via the coding sequence ATGCTTGAACATATCAAAAAAATCAGCAGTCTGGAGTACAGAATTGAGACTGATGCAGCAATCGGCATGAACGTGCCTGTGAGGGTTTTTGCAAATGACGACCTGCTAAAAAAAATGATCAATGATAGGACCATAGAGCAGGCTGTCAACGTCGCAATGCTGCCAGGAGTCCAGAAAAACGTCGTGGTTTTGCCAGACGGCCATCAGGGATACGGATTCCCCGTTGGAGGAGTTGCCGCCATGGATTACTATGAGGGGATAATCAGCCCAGGAAGCGTAGGCTACGATATTAACTGTGGTGTGAGGCTTGTTCGAACAAATCTCACAGAAGCGCAAGTAAGACCGAGGCTTGAGGCACTGGTGGCCGAGCTTTTTGCCACAATCCCTGCCGGAATGAGCAAGAAGGAGGGATGCATTGACCTTTCAAGCTCCGAGCTTGACGAAGTACTTGTACGTGGGGTTCCCTGGCTTGCTGATCACAATTACGCTACAAAAGACGATATCCGGATGTGCGAGGAAGGTGGACATATGGAAGGCGCGGATCCTCATGCCGTCTCAGATGTTGCGCGCAGAAGAGCCATGCCACAGCTTGGAAGCATCGGATCCGGAAACCATTTTTTGGAAATACAAAAGGTGGACAAGATATATGACTTGGAAGCAGCCAAGTTAATGGGCCTTGAGGAAGGGCTAGTGACCATTTTGATACACTGCGGTTCAAGAGGTTTCGGGCACCAGATTTGCAAGGACTATCTGGTAGTCTGTGAGCATAGCCACCAAAAATATGGAATCGAGCTGCCGGATAGGCAGCTTGCATGCGTGCCCAACCTCTCCGAGGAAGGCGAGTCGTATAAGAAGGCCATGAGGGCAGCCATGAATTACTCGTGGTGCAACAGACAAGCTATCACCCACTGGACAAGAAGGTCGTTTGAGCTGGTTTTCGGTAAGTCAGAATCTGATCTTGACATGAAACTAGTATACGATATTGCACACAACTCTGCCAAGGTGGAGACCCACAGGATTGAAGGCCGTGAGAGAAAAGTCACGGTGCACCGAAAAGGCGCAACACGTGCGTTTCCTGCAGGCAGTGCGGAAATTCCAGAAAAATATCGCAGAATAGGACAGCCCACATTCATCCCAGGATCAATGGGCTCTGCAAGCTGGGTGCTGCTCGGAATGTCAAGCTCACTTGAGCTGACTTTTGGCTCTACCGTCCACGGAGCCGGAAGGTTGATGTCAAGGACTGCGGCCCATAAGGCATACAACTACAAGCAGGTAGTAGAGGATCTGCAGCAGAAGGGCATTCATCTCAGATCAACTACCAGATACGATGTAGTAGAAGAGGCCCCCCAAGTATACAAAGACGTGGATATTGTAGCAGAGATATCGCACAGATTGGGAATAGCTACAAAAGTGGCAAGACTGGTTCCGATCGGCGTGATGAAAGGATAA
- a CDS encoding methionine adenosyltransferase, with protein sequence MSEQIFVETTKATPTFKKQFEIVERKGIGHPDTICDLVMDKVSIELSKLYLKETGIIQHHNLDKTMLVAGQTENRFGGGSVLKPMKLIMGDRVTILSDDHRVPIGDFMITTAKSWFENNLRNVNEHVEFALEIGQSSKELRSIFEGSKTVASNDTSALVGYAPFTKTESVVLETERYINSKKFKDEFPFAGEDVKIMGFRNGQWLDLTVAVAFVDRYVDSVDDYFAKKHRILEAIIEHASEKTDLNIHGAINCLDDKGRGIDGTYLTVLGTSADNADSGEVGRGNKANQVISISRPAGAEAIAGKNPVSHIGKIYNTLSFKLANDIQQQVPDIEEVFVWMYNIIGRPVNDPKAVVVQPLTKNNSELDTSEQAQIREIISSGLEKMDQFCRKLLYDETPIA encoded by the coding sequence TTGTCAGAGCAGATATTTGTGGAGACTACAAAGGCAACTCCCACCTTTAAAAAACAATTTGAGATTGTGGAACGCAAAGGAATAGGACATCCAGATACGATCTGTGATCTTGTCATGGACAAAGTCTCAATTGAGCTCTCAAAACTATACCTAAAAGAAACGGGAATAATACAGCACCACAATCTGGACAAGACGATGCTTGTTGCAGGACAAACAGAGAACAGGTTTGGAGGAGGCAGTGTACTAAAGCCGATGAAATTGATAATGGGGGACAGGGTAACCATACTATCAGACGATCACAGAGTTCCAATAGGCGACTTTATGATTACTACTGCCAAGTCCTGGTTTGAGAACAATCTTAGAAATGTCAACGAACATGTGGAGTTTGCCCTAGAGATTGGCCAGAGCTCAAAAGAACTTCGCTCAATATTTGAGGGCTCCAAAACAGTTGCCTCAAACGATACGTCTGCACTTGTGGGATATGCTCCTTTCACAAAAACAGAATCGGTGGTGCTTGAAACAGAGCGGTACATCAACTCTAAAAAGTTCAAGGATGAATTTCCCTTTGCAGGCGAGGATGTAAAAATAATGGGATTCAGGAACGGACAGTGGCTTGACCTTACAGTGGCTGTTGCCTTTGTCGACAGGTACGTGGACTCGGTTGATGATTATTTTGCAAAAAAACACCGAATACTTGAGGCAATAATTGAACATGCCAGTGAAAAGACGGATCTTAACATCCATGGAGCAATAAACTGTCTTGATGATAAGGGCAGGGGAATCGACGGAACATATCTGACGGTGCTTGGAACCTCTGCTGACAATGCCGATTCCGGTGAGGTGGGGCGCGGAAACAAGGCAAACCAGGTGATATCAATTAGTCGGCCTGCAGGAGCCGAGGCGATTGCGGGCAAAAACCCGGTATCGCACATAGGCAAAATCTACAACACGTTATCGTTCAAGCTAGCAAATGACATACAACAGCAAGTGCCAGATATCGAAGAGGTCTTTGTCTGGATGTATAATATAATAGGAAGACCGGTAAACGATCCCAAGGCAGTTGTGGTACAACCGCTTACAAAAAACAACTCCGAGCTGGACACATCAGAACAGGCCCAGATAAGAGAGATAATATCCTCAGGCCTTGAAAAAATGGACCAGTTCTGCAGAAAACTATTGTATGATGAAACCCCGATAGCCTAG
- the amrS gene encoding AmmeMemoRadiSam system radical SAM enzyme, whose protein sequence is MEKEAVLYERLPNDKVRCLACARYCEIGKDQIGLCGIRGNKDGKLMLFVYGKVAAAHIDPIEKKPVIHYRPGTKIFSVGTTGCNWLCKYCQNYDLSQRRKVEGDDYSPEELVRSALDNKCHGIAYTYNEPTIFIEFARDCGVLARNHGMFNIFVSNGYCTPESVNMMKEFLDCITVDFKGNGEQKFVRRYVGIPSSEPVFETLLELKKTDIHVEITDLVVPQVGDDLDHARKMCKFVYDNFGPEMPVHFLRFHPDYKMMEFEPTPVKTLENHYDVAKKMGLKYVYIGNVPGHKYESTYCPECGKIVVRRYSFDILEWNLDESNSCRFCGNRIPITGRLDKDYREKRFQMVI, encoded by the coding sequence ATGGAAAAGGAAGCCGTACTGTATGAGAGGCTGCCAAACGACAAGGTAAGATGCCTTGCCTGTGCACGCTACTGTGAGATTGGCAAGGACCAGATAGGCCTTTGCGGTATTCGTGGAAACAAGGATGGTAAGCTGATGCTTTTTGTGTACGGCAAGGTCGCGGCGGCTCACATAGATCCGATAGAGAAAAAGCCAGTAATTCACTACAGGCCTGGGACGAAGATCTTCTCAGTTGGAACTACCGGATGCAATTGGCTGTGCAAATACTGCCAGAATTACGATCTGAGTCAGAGGAGGAAGGTGGAAGGCGATGATTATTCTCCTGAGGAGCTTGTCAGATCCGCACTGGATAACAAGTGTCATGGAATAGCGTACACATACAACGAGCCCACCATATTCATCGAGTTTGCAAGAGATTGTGGAGTCTTGGCAAGAAATCACGGCATGTTCAACATTTTTGTTTCAAACGGTTACTGTACCCCAGAATCGGTAAACATGATGAAGGAGTTTCTTGACTGCATAACGGTTGATTTTAAGGGAAATGGCGAGCAAAAATTTGTTCGCAGATATGTTGGCATTCCCAGCTCAGAGCCGGTGTTTGAGACCCTGCTTGAGCTGAAAAAAACAGACATTCACGTTGAGATTACGGATCTGGTGGTGCCACAGGTTGGAGATGATCTAGACCATGCAAGAAAGATGTGCAAGTTCGTTTATGATAACTTTGGCCCCGAGATGCCGGTGCACTTTTTGAGATTCCATCCAGACTACAAGATGATGGAATTTGAGCCAACCCCAGTAAAGACACTGGAAAACCATTACGATGTTGCAAAAAAAATGGGCCTCAAGTATGTATACATTGGAAACGTTCCGGGTCACAAGTATGAGAGTACCTACTGCCCTGAATGTGGCAAAATTGTTGTTCGAAGGTACAGTTTTGACATACTAGAATGGAATCTTGATGAGAGCAATTCGTGTAGGTTTTGCGGCAATCGGATTCCGATAACAGGAAGACTCGATAAGGATTACAGGGAAAAGAGATTCCAGATGGTAATCTAG
- a CDS encoding pyridoxamine 5'-phosphate oxidase family protein, which translates to MVKITDEIVQLIIREGNVVLVGSVDRLGNPNISPRYVMAILDDEKIVFADAFMNKTFANIRSWPKVTVAVVDKANRGGFQLKGDVEEVSDPDIVAQAAKKLKELGFPATNPIVWALGIKEVYSIKPSESSKNPLMSAYG; encoded by the coding sequence ATGGTAAAAATAACAGACGAGATAGTGCAACTAATAATCCGAGAGGGCAACGTAGTTCTTGTGGGGAGCGTTGACAGACTAGGAAACCCAAACATTTCTCCGCGGTATGTAATGGCAATTCTGGATGATGAAAAAATTGTCTTTGCGGATGCATTCATGAATAAAACATTTGCCAACATACGGTCTTGGCCCAAGGTTACAGTTGCAGTAGTGGACAAGGCAAACCGGGGCGGCTTTCAGCTAAAAGGTGATGTCGAGGAAGTAAGCGATCCTGATATAGTAGCTCAGGCTGCAAAAAAGCTAAAAGAGCTAGGATTCCCTGCAACCAATCCCATAGTGTGGGCCCTTGGCATAAAGGAAGTCTATTCAATAAAACCAAGCGAATCATCAAAAAACCCGTTGATGTCAGCCTATGGCTAG
- a CDS encoding ammonium transporter — protein sequence MPIDTGDTAWILVAGSLVLLMIPALGLFEAGLLRRKNTVSIFMQIFFGLALLSVMWFVFGFSLVFGPDETGGLAGNLDYVFLKNVPWDDSLPYAPTIPGVLFAKFQLMFACITPLLLTGVIAERMKFSAFILFIVAWSILIYYPLTHWVWGGGWLGALGVFDFAGGIVIHTSVGMGALAAAMVLGKRRNYGPAIMVPHSIPIAVLGSSLLWLGWFGFNAGSALASGGVAGNTVIVTHMASSVSALIWVGLSWMRTGKPSVVAAINGAIAGLAGITPASGYVSVEHSFIIGIAIGLASYCGVLLIKDRLKIDDALDVSSVHGIAGIIGALAIGIFASSAINPTGPDGLLFGNYEQIGIQAIGVGVAAALGFGGTYAIMKVLNFLIGVRVSKEVEDIGLDIGEHAEQAYADEEEFKIDEDLQKHSK from the coding sequence GTGCCAATAGATACAGGTGATACAGCATGGATTCTCGTTGCTGGAAGTCTTGTATTGCTGATGATTCCAGCCTTGGGTCTTTTTGAGGCAGGTCTGCTCAGAAGAAAAAACACAGTCTCAATTTTCATGCAGATATTCTTTGGTCTGGCACTTCTTAGTGTAATGTGGTTTGTCTTTGGATTCAGTCTTGTGTTCGGGCCTGATGAGACGGGCGGCCTTGCAGGCAATCTTGATTACGTATTTCTAAAAAACGTGCCTTGGGACGATTCACTTCCATACGCCCCGACAATTCCTGGAGTTCTGTTTGCTAAATTCCAACTTATGTTTGCGTGTATTACACCACTACTTCTTACTGGAGTGATTGCCGAGAGGATGAAGTTTTCCGCATTCATACTGTTTATTGTTGCCTGGTCTATACTGATCTATTATCCGCTCACCCACTGGGTGTGGGGTGGCGGATGGCTAGGGGCCCTAGGCGTTTTTGATTTTGCAGGAGGCATAGTCATTCACACAAGTGTGGGAATGGGAGCGCTTGCAGCCGCTATGGTGCTTGGCAAAAGAAGAAACTACGGACCTGCAATCATGGTGCCTCACAGCATACCAATAGCAGTACTGGGTTCATCGCTTTTGTGGTTGGGTTGGTTCGGCTTTAACGCAGGAAGCGCCCTTGCATCAGGAGGAGTTGCAGGAAACACTGTGATTGTAACACACATGGCATCATCGGTTTCAGCTCTTATCTGGGTAGGACTCTCATGGATGCGAACAGGAAAACCAAGTGTTGTGGCAGCAATTAACGGGGCAATAGCTGGACTGGCAGGAATTACCCCAGCATCAGGATATGTCAGCGTTGAGCACTCTTTTATCATAGGAATTGCAATCGGTCTTGCATCATACTGCGGCGTCCTACTAATCAAGGACAGACTCAAAATCGATGACGCACTGGATGTAAGCTCAGTCCACGGAATCGCTGGAATTATAGGCGCACTTGCAATCGGAATTTTTGCATCATCTGCAATAAACCCGACAGGTCCGGACGGACTATTATTTGGTAACTACGAACAGATCGGCATCCAAGCAATAGGCGTGGGTGTTGCTGCAGCCCTAGGATTTGGAGGCACGTATGCAATAATGAAAGTACTGAACTTCCTTATTGGCGTTAGAGTATCAAAAGAAGTTGAAGACATCGGTCTTGACATAGGAGAGCACGCAGAGCAGGCTTATGCAGACGAGGAAGAATTCAAAATCGACGAAGATCTTCAAAAACACAGCAAATAA
- a CDS encoding P-II family nitrogen regulator: protein MIRIEVILPKNEVMAVSEGLKKINVGGLTVSKKRGRGKNPGPEIHASKGTEIFIPQFSDKYVLEVIVDESMEQDAIKIIKENATIGKIFVYPVLRAVDIKSGAEGQKAI, encoded by the coding sequence TTGATACGAATTGAGGTAATACTGCCAAAGAACGAAGTAATGGCAGTAAGTGAGGGATTAAAGAAGATTAACGTAGGCGGCCTTACAGTCTCAAAAAAGCGCGGAAGGGGCAAGAACCCAGGTCCTGAAATCCACGCATCAAAGGGAACTGAAATTTTCATCCCACAGTTTTCTGACAAATATGTGCTTGAGGTAATAGTTGATGAAAGTATGGAACAAGATGCAATCAAGATAATCAAGGAAAATGCCACAATCGGCAAGATCTTCGTTTACCCGGTTCTCAGAGCTGTAGATATAAAGTCAGGCGCCGAAGGCCAAAAAGCAATATAA
- a CDS encoding peptidase, translated as MRYVLLYLLLLISAFSFPTAFAQHHGGEQAPPISFGDKKVTVSAILNPPDFIPGKNTMANLQIRFFDSNTNTNIEHVTYRVQIFRGESLLANQMFFDKDGELNIRVQPVGGCQEKDLWRCTTYEGEKDLVVPNALTSSGNSLPIIKGPVFDKSGTYTLKVAIIGATNPKTQTAQDINFETSINIAQEQQFSFAAGGGNTPVTVKAFGDSLTGLKFDETTKAITFTMPFHWEHAEHVQLVRNDIEIPKSFSPYSSVHSFKGTINGIPMFPSGIHYDIYSKKDVNVLHFAVGSEELKTMSKKLGSSDKHTMTVVIMPDENAIISSDVAFSNGYKAKISYDSRYGANKDVAFTLAFFDSGGEIAKDIRYAFSVMDSSGDEFIQNIGNNPQLLGITVPSGVDSRLITIPEQGKYTLQLVLVGRGLVDFNPFSSATMKFEIGNMVQPPTQIQIPVWIKNNAKWWADGTIGDADFVSGIQFLIKQGVIKIPPTTPAGAGTNQIPVWIKNNAKWWADGTIGDADFVSGIQFLVSQGIIRV; from the coding sequence ATGCGATATGTGCTCTTGTACTTGTTACTGTTAATTTCCGCATTTTCGTTTCCGACTGCATTTGCGCAGCACCATGGGGGAGAACAAGCCCCACCAATCAGCTTTGGAGACAAAAAAGTGACTGTGAGTGCTATTCTGAATCCTCCTGACTTTATACCAGGAAAGAATACAATGGCAAATCTGCAGATAAGATTCTTTGATAGCAATACTAACACAAACATAGAACACGTAACGTATAGAGTGCAAATATTCCGCGGAGAAAGTCTTCTGGCAAATCAGATGTTCTTTGATAAGGATGGTGAGCTCAACATAAGAGTCCAACCCGTGGGTGGTTGTCAAGAAAAAGATCTCTGGAGATGCACAACCTATGAGGGAGAAAAAGATCTTGTGGTACCAAACGCACTCACCTCGTCAGGAAACAGCCTCCCAATCATCAAGGGACCTGTATTTGATAAAAGCGGAACATACACTCTCAAAGTTGCAATCATAGGAGCTACAAATCCAAAAACACAAACAGCACAAGACATTAACTTTGAAACTAGCATCAACATCGCACAAGAACAGCAATTCTCATTTGCAGCAGGAGGCGGGAATACGCCAGTTACAGTGAAAGCATTTGGTGATAGTTTGACTGGATTGAAATTTGATGAGACTACAAAAGCAATTACTTTCACAATGCCATTTCATTGGGAACACGCAGAGCATGTCCAGCTAGTAAGAAACGATATAGAGATCCCAAAATCATTTTCGCCGTACAGCTCAGTTCACAGCTTTAAAGGAACAATAAACGGAATACCAATGTTTCCAAGCGGCATTCATTATGATATCTATTCCAAAAAAGATGTAAACGTGTTGCATTTTGCAGTTGGCAGCGAAGAGCTTAAAACGATGAGCAAAAAGCTTGGCTCATCTGACAAGCACACTATGACAGTAGTGATAATGCCAGATGAGAACGCAATAATATCATCAGACGTGGCATTTTCCAACGGATACAAAGCCAAAATCTCATACGATTCCAGGTATGGGGCAAACAAGGATGTGGCGTTCACTTTGGCATTTTTTGACTCTGGCGGTGAAATCGCAAAAGATATCCGGTATGCATTCAGCGTAATGGATTCATCAGGAGATGAATTCATACAGAATATTGGTAATAATCCGCAGTTATTAGGAATCACAGTTCCAAGCGGTGTTGACTCTAGGCTTATAACAATACCAGAACAAGGTAAATACACACTCCAACTAGTGCTTGTAGGAAGAGGCCTTGTCGACTTTAACCCGTTTTCTTCGGCTACAATGAAATTTGAAATTGGTAACATGGTGCAGCCCCCCACACAAATACAAATCCCAGTATGGATAAAAAACAACGCCAAGTGGTGGGCCGATGGAACAATCGGTGATGCCGACTTTGTATCCGGAATACAATTCCTAATAAAACAAGGAGTTATCAAGATACCTCCTACAACACCTGCAGGAGCTGGTACAAACCAGATCCCAGTATGGATAAAAAACAACGCCAAGTGGTGGGCCGACGGAACAATCGGTGATGCCGACTTTGTATCCGGAATACAATTCCTCGTAAGCCAGGGAATAATCAGAGTTTAA
- a CDS encoding universal stress protein, whose translation MISTKFKNILVPLDGSKNSMRGLDTAIGLARQSHAKLVGICVLQRPPHPAFRSARSVQYPEKQILQNAQDIMDFAEKHCAQNGILFEKKITFGDPGHMIVKFAKDKGFDLIVIGARGIGAVKEIFFGSVSNYVLHKATIPVLVVK comes from the coding sequence ATGATATCTACAAAATTTAAGAATATTTTGGTACCGCTTGATGGCTCCAAGAATTCCATGCGTGGCTTAGATACTGCAATAGGTCTTGCCAGACAGTCACATGCAAAACTAGTAGGTATTTGTGTTCTGCAGAGGCCACCACATCCTGCATTCAGATCTGCCAGATCAGTTCAATATCCAGAAAAACAGATACTTCAGAATGCGCAGGATATTATGGATTTTGCGGAAAAGCATTGCGCGCAAAATGGTATCCTGTTTGAGAAAAAAATCACGTTTGGCGATCCAGGACACATGATAGTAAAGTTTGCCAAGGATAAAGGATTCGATCTCATAGTGATTGGAGCAAGAGGCATAGGAGCCGTCAAAGAGATCTTCTTTGGCAGCGTTTCAAACTATGTCCTACACAAGGCAACAATACCAGTGCTTGTAGTAAAATAG
- a CDS encoding helix-turn-helix transcriptional regulator, with the protein MQIQLVGRKIDDDRKDAILEIISDKYCRAIIETTMNAPKSAIEISAECKIPISTVYRRLQSLYDNRLLAISGAITTEGKKHFLYKSKIRAIISKFNGTDIDVEIVPNVPC; encoded by the coding sequence ATGCAAATTCAACTTGTTGGAAGAAAAATCGACGATGATAGAAAAGACGCCATACTTGAGATAATCTCAGACAAATATTGTCGTGCAATAATAGAAACTACCATGAACGCGCCAAAATCTGCAATAGAGATCAGTGCGGAGTGCAAGATCCCGATCAGTACTGTATACAGGAGACTGCAGAGTTTGTACGATAACAGATTGCTTGCCATATCAGGCGCAATAACAACTGAGGGGAAGAAACATTTTCTATACAAAAGCAAGATAAGAGCCATAATCTCAAAGTTCAATGGCACAGATATTGATGTCGAGATAGTCCCAAACGTACCATGTTAG
- a CDS encoding CBS domain-containing protein, protein MDPKPFSSPVFTLSMHNTVHDALNTMKTNFIKRVAIVKDTKPIGIVTERDISRFLEKDTTKRALDEITLKEIMKKNLITIQANQTDHFEQCATRMITFKVGSIIVVDDEGRLAGITTQTDITAAFASTYSGKYKVKDYMTDKVVTCRETDSLQYALELINKNDVSRLVVTDNKGIVKGVITTNTFLRHSEYFKENTKSRRYLLPAERADARTVSEWIESEILTVEQDEDLANAAALMIKNKVSGIPVVVMKDSKLTGVVSKFDVVRAYSNVIPHGKVLEIYRTYP, encoded by the coding sequence ATGGATCCCAAACCGTTTTCGAGTCCGGTTTTTACACTGTCAATGCATAACACGGTCCATGATGCGCTAAACACGATGAAAACCAACTTTATCAAGAGAGTGGCGATTGTCAAGGACACCAAACCGATAGGCATTGTGACAGAACGGGACATCAGCAGGTTTCTTGAAAAAGATACTACAAAGCGCGCTCTCGATGAGATTACGCTTAAGGAAATAATGAAAAAAAACCTAATCACAATACAAGCAAATCAGACAGACCACTTTGAGCAATGTGCAACGCGTATGATAACATTCAAGGTGGGCTCGATTATAGTGGTGGATGATGAGGGTAGGCTCGCTGGGATAACTACACAGACAGACATTACTGCAGCCTTTGCGTCCACATATTCTGGAAAATACAAAGTAAAGGACTACATGACAGACAAGGTTGTCACATGCAGAGAGACAGATTCGTTGCAGTATGCCCTTGAGCTCATTAACAAAAATGACGTATCAAGGTTAGTTGTCACAGACAATAAGGGCATTGTCAAAGGAGTCATTACCACAAATACATTTTTGAGGCATAGCGAATACTTTAAGGAAAACACTAAATCTCGTAGATATCTTCTGCCTGCAGAACGGGCAGATGCCAGAACGGTAAGTGAGTGGATTGAGAGCGAAATTCTTACAGTAGAGCAGGACGAGGATCTTGCTAATGCAGCAGCGCTTATGATAAAAAACAAAGTTAGCGGAATTCCAGTGGTTGTCATGAAGGATTCCAAACTTACAGGCGTTGTATCCAAGTTCGATGTTGTTAGAGCATACAGTAACGTCATACCACACGGCAAGGTTCTTGAGATATATCGTACCTATCCATAA